From one Astatotilapia calliptera chromosome 10, fAstCal1.2, whole genome shotgun sequence genomic stretch:
- the LOC113030806 gene encoding zinc finger and BTB domain-containing protein 16-A, protein MAIFCLLCGKRFQTQTALQQHMEVHAGVRSYICSECNRTFPSHTALKRHLRSHTAGDHPFECEFCGSCFRDESTLKGHKRIHTGEKPYECNGCGKKFSLKHQLETHYRVHTGEKPFECKLCHQRSRDYSAMIKHLRTHNGASPYQCTICLEYCPSLSAMQKHMKGHKPEDIPPDWRIEKTYLYLCYV, encoded by the exons ATGGCCATCTTTTGCCTGCTTTGTGGGAAGCGCTTCCAGACCCAGACAGCATTGCAGCAGCACATGGAAGTCCATGCCGGAGTTCGCAGCTACATTTGCAGCGAATGCAACCGGACTTTCCCCAGCCATACTGCACTCAAGCGTCACCTACGCtcacacacag CCGGGGACCACCCATTTGAGTGTGAGTTCTGCGGGAGCTGCTTCCGAGATGAGAGCACGCTGAAGGGCCACAAGCGCATCCACACCGGAGAGAAGCCCTATGAATGTAACGGGTGTGGGAAGAAGTTCAGCCTCAAGCACCAGCTGGAAACCCACTACCGTGTGCACACAG GTGAGAAGCCATTCGAGTGCAAGCTGTGCCACCAGCGATCCAGGGACTACTCGGCCATGATCAAGCACCTGCGCACCCACAATGGCGCCTCGCCCTACCAATGCACCATCTGCCTGGAGTACTGCCCCAGCCTGTCAGCCATGCAGAAGCACATGAAAGGCCACAAGCCCGAAGACATCCCCCCAGACTGGCGTATAGAGAAGACCTACCTGTACCTCTGCTATGTCTGA